A window of the Drosophila simulans strain w501 chromosome 2L, Prin_Dsim_3.1, whole genome shotgun sequence genome harbors these coding sequences:
- the LOC6732171 gene encoding protein Mabiki: protein MENSSSYTHKKFAVSKRKREEDQDKENLSQQSEQPIFKRRQTQGFFRPWLDNEQNQQAEKETSPVAKPSGPGSSVSQYRANMVRRSQNHRQRSPKEQMRRDRNTLACLLSRRAKQAQEEQVGQQYEQYRSHHAAMLEQQVRLSLYYRHILQQAVFQRAINPAPGHILPQQQQQFLQQMALSQQMLIFGGQHC, encoded by the coding sequence ATGGAGAACTCATCGAGCTACACCCACAAGAAGTTTGCCGTCAGCAAGCGGAAACGGGAAGAGGACCAGGACAAGGAGAACCTAAGTCAGCAGTCGGAGCAGCCGATCTTCAAGCGACGCCAGACACAGGGATTCTTCCGACCTTGGTTGGATAACGAGCAGAACCAACAGGCGGAGAAGGAGACGTCACCGGTGGCAAAACCCAGTGGCCCAGGATCTTCGGTCAGCCAGTACCGTGCCAACATGGTGCGCCGTAGTCAAAATCATCGCCAGCGCAGCCCCAAGGAGCAGATGCGCCGGGATAGAAACACCCTCGCCTGCCTTCTCAGCCGGCGGGCCAAGCAGGCTCAGGAGGAGCAAGTTGGTCAGCAGTACGAGCAGTATCGGAGCCACCATGCCGCCATGCTGGAACAGCAGGTGCGCCTGAGTCTCTACTATCGCCACATCCTCCAGCAGGCGGTGTTCCAGCGAGCCATCAATCCGGCACCGGGTCACATCCtgccgcaacagcaacagcagttccTCCAGCAGATGGCCCTCTCCCAGCAGATGCTCATCTTTGGTGGCCAGCACTGCTGA